Proteins from a genomic interval of Diospyros lotus cultivar Yz01 chromosome 6, ASM1463336v1, whole genome shotgun sequence:
- the LOC127803836 gene encoding peptidyl-prolyl cis-trans isomerase Pin1 has translation MSSDKVRASHILIKHQGSRRKASWKDPEGRVINSTTRDAAVSQLNAIRDDIISGKAKFADIAARYSDCSSAKRGGDLGSFGRGQMQKPFEEATYSLKVGEISGIVDTDSGVHIIMRTA, from the exons ATGTCGTCGGACAAAGTTAGGGCTTCGCACATCCTGATCAAGCATCAAGGCTCCCGACGCAAGGCTTCCTGGAAAGATCCAGAAGGTCGCGTTATCAACAGCACAACAAGAGACGCCGCCGTGTCCCAACTCAATGCTATCCGCGACGACATCATCTCCGGCAAGGCCAAGTTCGCTGACATCGCCGCTCGTTACTCCGACTGTAGCTCCGCTAAACGCGGCGGCGATCTCG GTTCATTTGGGAGGGGTCAAATGCAAAAACCTTTCGAAGAAGCAACTTACTCTCTGAAGGTTGGAGAAATAAGCGGAATCGTGGATACTGATAGTGGAGTGCACATCATCATGAGAACCGCATGA